TCTGGTGAGTGCAGCTACCGGGGCATTGAAACCTGTCCTGGGGAAGCTGGTCACTCTTCTCGGTGACAAGTACAAGCGTTTCAATAGGGTGCGCAAGGATATCAAGTCCCTCACCGACGAACTCAGGACCATGCATAATTTTCTCCTCAAGATGTCGGAAGTGGAGGATCTTGATTGGCAGGATAAGGTGTGGATGAATGAGGTGCGGGAGCTTTCCTATGACATGGAGGACGCCATCGACGACTTCATGTTGTGTGTCGATGATAAAGACACTAAGCCAgatggcatcttggagatcatcaAGAGCTCGCTTGGGAAGATGAAGGCTCGCCGTCGGATTGGTAGCGAGATCCAAGATTTGAAGAAACAAATCATCGAGGTGGGCGACAGGAATGCAAGGTACAAGGCTCGTGAGGCTTTCTCCAAGGCTAGTAATGCAACTGTTGACCACAGAGCTCTTGCGATCTTTGAGCATAAATCAAAGCTTGTTGGAATTGACGAACCAAAGGCTGAGATAATCCAAATCTTGACACAAGAGGATGGATGTGTGTCAACACAAATGCAGTTAAAGGTGGTTTCCATAGTTGGATCAGGAGGGATGGGCAAGACAACTCTTGCAAACCAAGTGTATCTAGAGCTCAAAGAGAAATTCGAGTGTCAGGCTTTCTGTTCAGTCTCACAACACCCAGACATGATAAAAGTCCTGAGAACTATTCTCAGTGAGGTGGCTAAGAAAGATTATGCCATCACAGAAGCTATGGATGCTCAACAACTGATCTTCAAGATCTCCAGATTTCTAGAGAACAAAAGGTATTATCTTAGTCTACTCATGTTTTCTCGCACTCCTTAgatgtgtacaaaagaaaaactcaaTTTTTCATCCTTGCGATATTGCACTCCCTCTCTTTAATCATTTTTTTGGGGGGTCTTTCCTAAAAGTTTTGGACCTCACTTCCCCCTAAGCCATCATATCCGCTCCCAGACATTTTTCTGATAGGACAAAATTGTTCCAACAAAGTTCTAAAAACATTGAAATAAATATTCATGCATATGGGTCACAGGGGTATATGTACATATAAATTTTGGTTGCATAATATGACAATTTAGTATTTAtcaaacataaaagtaaatatgtTACTTTTTGTGCATATGCAAATGGTCATATATACATGAACCAAAAAATTAAATGTATGTACTTCACACTACAACCTATATGCATTtgtttttcagattttcttttagTAACATAGGGACAATGATCTCCTTCAAGAAACCACTCAGGGTACAAGCGTTGTTGTCATTGCCTCGAGTGACGCCACCGCGGCCTATTTGCAGCCTAAGTAGGTTAGCATCACTAGTCCATGGCTTCTGCATGTCCACCCTGGACCCTTGGTGTCCCCAGTTGTCTACAGCCACAAGCGGTGCCGCCATTGTCAAAGACACGACCATGGACAGAATCCTCGACAGGCACCGTCATGGTCTACGCTGACAAAGACACTGATGGTGGTGTCTCCAACAAGTTCTGCCCCGAAAACACAACTATGCTATAATCGCTTGGTGCACTTCAAGTCCACATGTCGATATAATATCATCCACTAATGAACGGCTGGCTGGCTGCCGATGTGAAGTTGTGAACCCTAGTTTTATGACTAATCTAGTATTCACGCGCAAAGGAAATGTTGAAAAACTTCTTTTCCCACATACGAATTTAATATCACATACAAAATAATCATATAAAATAACTCCGGAGAATATGCCAATGTACAATACAACAGTTTTGTGGtcaaaatatattttcatcatactAAATTGTTGTTGTTATCTCCCTTTTATATATATTAATGTATTTTTCACTCCAGCTGTTGTACCATAACTATCATCAAATCACATTCACCCGACCAATGAAGAGGGATTCCAAAAGTGTTAATGAGAAGTGACCAGGCATATTTTTATTAATTGACAAACTATAACCACTACCATGTTTCAAAGTAAGGTAGAAGTTGAAAACGTAGCAATGATGGCACTATTGATTTCCCGAGGGAAAAATGTCAGAAAACAATGATGTCTTAGACATAGACAAATCATTCAAAATGTAACTTTGAGGTTTTTATGAATATGTTAGTAAAACATTAAAAAATACAAAATTATGAAGTGTCTTACTTGATAATTCTAATAAAGTTACCTTAATTTGACCAATATCAGTAATATTTATATACAGATAGTCAAAATTAGAAAAGTATGGCAACTAGTTTTGTACCTAGAAGGGTAGGTCACCATCTATTTGGAACAGGGAGTTGGCATGAATTTAGTATGATGTATTTGATAACATAAACTTCTTTTTAGCTATCTTATTTGGAACTTCTTTTATATGTTGTCAATGAGAAGTAGGTTTCTGATAATAATAAAGTCCACGCTAATATCACTCATGATATCTGTGTGCAGCTATTTTATCGTTGTCGATGATATATGGAAGAATGATTCATGGGATGTCATCAAGTGCGCATTCCCCGTAACCAGTTGTGGCATAATAATCACCACTACTCGTAGAAAGGATGTCGCTTGTTCATGTCGTTCATCATTCAATGGTCATATTTATAACATAAGACCTCTTGATATGATGCATTCGAGACAGTTATTTCTCATGCGACTATTCAACTATAGAAATGGCTTCCCTTCACACCTTGAAGAGGTTTCTAGTCAAATCTTGGAAAAATGTGGTGGCTTACCTTTAGCGATCATTGCTATATCTAGTTTGTTGGCAAATAGAGGAAGTACAAAGGATCAGTGGGATGAAGTGGAAAATTCGATTGGTTGTGCACTGGAAAGAAATGATACTGTTGATAGAATGATGAAGATTATGTCACTTAGTTACTTTGATCTTCCTCCTGATCTCAAGACTTGTTTATTGTATCTGAGTATATTTCCAGTGGGCTATGTTATTGACAAGCAAGATCTCATACGAAGATGGACTGCTGAAGGATTCATTCATAAAAACTCCAGATATACGGTACATGAGGTAGGTGATATGTATTTTAATGAGCTCGTGGATAGGAGTTTAATCCAACCCGTGAAGACTGAAGAGCATGGTAAGGTGAACGGTTGTCGAGTTCACAACACAATTCTTGATTTCATCATCTCCAGGTCCATCGAAGAGAACTTTGTTACTTTAGTTGGTGTTCCAAATCTTAAAATTGATACAGAAAGCAAAGTTCGCCGGCTCTCTCTCCATGTTGAAGATGCAGAAAATTCTACCAATCGGCTCTCTCTCCATGTTGATGATAAAAGGAATTCTATTCCACTGACGAGCCTAGAGTTGTCTAATGTCCGATCACTCACTGTGTTTGGGCAATCATGGAAAATCCCTTCAGCGGTGGAGTTTCGTCATTTGCGCGTTTTTGGCTATGGATCGGGTTGCCGCCATATGAAAAACCATCATCTTGCAAATATGGGGAGCTTCTTTCAACTGAGGTACCTGAACCTGAGTTGGACAGGAATAAGCGAGCTTCCAGATCAAATCAGACAAGCACGGTGCCTAGAGTTGTTGGACCTAAGAGGCACCAGGATATTTGAATTACCAGCAACTATTATTAATCTCAGAAAATTGGTTCATCTATTTATCGACACTGGTGTTAAATTTCCTGATGGAATTGAGAAGATGCAGGCACTGGAAACGTTGAAACAGGTCGGAATCCTCAAACAACCATTTAACTTCCCGCAAGAACTTGCCAAGCTACGGAATTTAAGGAAGTTATCCCTTCACTTTCATGGCGATTCTGCTACTGAGGCTAAGAATGAGTTCAAGAATGTTATTGCTTCTTGTCTTCATAAGCTAGGAAACCTACGTTCTCTTACTGTTTGGAGTGGGGGAAGCTTCTTACAGGGACCTTTGTGCCCTGTTCCTCTCAGCCTCAAGAAACTTGTGGCTTGGAATTCAACCATCTGTCGGGGCCCGGCTTGGGTGGGCTCTCTCGTCAACCTACAACGGTTACACCTTGAAGTGGAGGGAGTCAGTAAGGGAGATCTCTGCATCCTTGGAAGCTTACCTGCTCTACTTGTTTTGGATCTGATGGTAAGAGAAAATCGTAATCATAGAAGTCTCAAGGTCGATGGTGGAATTGGGTTCCGAAGCTTGAGGCAGTTTTATTATGATATCAGGGATGAAGCGATGAATCTGATATTTGCAGCAGGATCCATGCCAGAGCTAGAAACGCTCGAGATTTCTTTTGACGCGGATCAAACCGAGTCTCTGAATACTAGTGGTGGTTTTGACTTTGGAATCGAAAACCTTCCTTGCCTCATTGCTCTCAGATGTAGAGTATATCGCTGGCAGGATAGAACATTTCAGGCTGCAAAGGCTGCCATGGAGAGAGTGGCCAGCACACATCCCAACCATCCTAGTATAATCGTTGAACCAGGGACGGAGCTGGTATACGACCAGTGGTGCCAAATGAACCCAATGAATTTTTCCAGTCTTCTCGAGAGTTTTCTAGTTGACTGACCCAATGAGGTAATGCTACCAGTGGTGTTTTCTTCTAGCTTTGTCCCTGCTTTGAAGTAATCACTAGTaaaaaaagggcctattgtcccggttgataagggcctttagtcccggttggtgaaccgggactaaagggtcggtactaatgcctcacccctttagtcccggttcaatccagaaccgggactaaaggccgtggCCACATGGAGCCTTTAAcaatccacctttagtcccggttggtgttaccaaccgggactaatggaaattttatgattttttttgggaaattttttttgaattttttttttgaaattttatttgaattttttttattttcaaatttctgaatttttttaacccCTAATCTCTAATcagcacccctcatcactgctcaatttatcctcttttctaatcaccctcatcattccaaatcacctaacttcccgaacggtaacccatcctcccactcacccaacctgagcatgcttaactttcgggttttattctccctcgtttccaagtctgcacttgttgttttcctgacaatagtaagatgtcaatcctattaaccctcaggaattttgcttgagcatgaattgacacatttcactatttgagtttcaaactattgttttcaaaaacaataattatttagaaaacaatagttattttgaataattagtttgaccatggtttgaccatagtttgaccatagtttgaccagatttgaccaaaattcaaaataactgaacaaattatttagtaacactaatattctagaataattagtttgaccatggtttgaccattgtttgaccacagtttgaaattttttcgattctTTCCACTCTAGatattaaaagccccgtaactttttttctgttaggttttttgaggattttgaaaatgtttaacggggttcccccagttaaatttggatgtaacttttcgagtagatgatttttcatataaaa
Above is a window of Triticum aestivum cultivar Chinese Spring chromosome 6B, IWGSC CS RefSeq v2.1, whole genome shotgun sequence DNA encoding:
- the LOC123140095 gene encoding disease resistance protein RGA5, coding for MEAALVSAATGALKPVLGKLVTLLGDKYKRFNRVRKDIKSLTDELRTMHNFLLKMSEVEDLDWQDKVWMNEVRELSYDMEDAIDDFMLCVDDKDTKPDGILEIIKSSLGKMKARRRIGSEIQDLKKQIIEVGDRNARYKAREAFSKASNATVDHRALAIFEHKSKLVGIDEPKAEIIQILTQEDGCVSTQMQLKVVSIVGSGGMGKTTLANQVYLELKEKFECQAFCSVSQHPDMIKVLRTILSEVAKKDYAITEAMDAQQLIFKISRFLENKSYFIVVDDIWKNDSWDVIKCAFPVTSCGIIITTTRRKDVACSCRSSFNGHIYNIRPLDMMHSRQLFLMRLFNYRNGFPSHLEEVSSQILEKCGGLPLAIIAISSLLANRGSTKDQWDEVENSIGCALERNDTVDRMMKIMSLSYFDLPPDLKTCLLYLSIFPVGYVIDKQDLIRRWTAEGFIHKNSRYTVHEVGDMYFNELVDRSLIQPVKTEEHGKVNGCRVHNTILDFIISRSIEENFVTLVGVPNLKIDTESKVRRLSLHVEDAENSTNRLSLHVDDKRNSIPLTSLELSNVRSLTVFGQSWKIPSAVEFRHLRVFGYGSGCRHMKNHHLANMGSFFQLRYLNLSWTGISELPDQIRQARCLELLDLRGTRIFELPATIINLRKLVHLFIDTGVKFPDGIEKMQALETLKQVGILKQPFNFPQELAKLRNLRKLSLHFHGDSATEAKNEFKNVIASCLHKLGNLRSLTVWSGGSFLQGPLCPVPLSLKKLVAWNSTICRGPAWVGSLVNLQRLHLEVEGVSKGDLCILGSLPALLVLDLMVRENRNHRSLKVDGGIGFRSLRQFYYDIRDEAMNLIFAAGSMPELETLEISFDADQTESLNTSGGFDFGIENLPCLIALRCRVYRWQDRTFQAAKAAMERVASTHPNHPSIIVEPGTELVYDQWCQMNPMNFSSLLESFLVD